A single Streptomyces sp. 2114.4 DNA region contains:
- a CDS encoding alpha/beta hydrolase, which yields MITFPRTATAALLALSLALPVAASGTAFAATAPAPISATGAPAVHLELPRPTGPHAVGRSIVHLVDKSRRDPWVPRSGARELMLSLYYPAHRGSGRPSAYMTTEEARLLLASQHLEGKVPARVVSATRTFARTGARPADGRHPLVVLSPGFGLPRTTLTLLAEDLASRGYVVATVDHAYEAAGTAFPGGRTLTCVACETVKQGQEGSVTTNRARDLSFVIDQLTGRRPAWKYGRMIDPKRIGMAGHSIGGDSTARTMASDDRIRAGVNMDGVFNVPLPASGLQGRPFLLLGNAGHRPGGPERTWDEGWARLNGWKRWLTVSGTNHLSFLDLPVLAAQLGVHDPSAPLPGPRAAQLTRSYVGAFFDRHLRSIREPLLDGPSAANPEVRFELGSADG from the coding sequence ATGATCACCTTTCCCCGTACCGCGACAGCCGCCCTGCTCGCGCTGTCCCTGGCCCTGCCGGTCGCCGCATCCGGTACGGCGTTCGCCGCGACTGCGCCCGCGCCGATATCCGCCACGGGCGCACCGGCCGTCCACCTCGAACTCCCCCGCCCCACCGGGCCCCATGCGGTGGGGCGAAGCATCGTGCATCTCGTCGACAAGAGCCGTCGTGATCCCTGGGTTCCCCGCTCGGGGGCGCGGGAGCTGATGCTCTCCTTGTACTATCCGGCGCACCGCGGGAGTGGGCGTCCCTCCGCCTACATGACCACGGAAGAGGCCCGGTTGCTGCTGGCGAGCCAGCACTTGGAGGGCAAGGTGCCGGCCCGGGTGGTCAGCGCCACCCGCACCTTCGCGCGCACCGGTGCGCGGCCCGCGGACGGCAGGCATCCGCTGGTGGTGCTCTCCCCCGGCTTCGGACTGCCGCGCACCACCCTCACCCTCCTCGCCGAGGATCTGGCCAGCCGCGGGTACGTCGTCGCGACGGTCGACCACGCCTACGAAGCTGCCGGTACCGCCTTCCCCGGCGGCCGTACGCTCACCTGCGTCGCCTGCGAGACCGTCAAGCAGGGCCAGGAAGGCAGCGTCACCACGAACCGGGCCCGGGACCTGTCATTCGTGATCGACCAGCTGACCGGCCGCCGCCCGGCGTGGAAATACGGGCGCATGATCGACCCGAAGCGCATCGGCATGGCCGGGCACTCCATCGGCGGCGACAGCACGGCGCGCACCATGGCCTCCGACGACCGGATACGAGCGGGCGTGAACATGGACGGCGTCTTCAACGTGCCCCTCCCGGCATCCGGGCTCCAGGGCAGGCCCTTCCTGCTGCTGGGCAACGCAGGTCACCGGCCCGGCGGCCCGGAGCGGACATGGGACGAGGGGTGGGCCCGGCTGAACGGCTGGAAGCGCTGGCTGACCGTCTCCGGCACCAACCACCTCAGCTTCCTCGACCTGCCCGTCCTCGCCGCCCAACTCGGCGTGCACGACCCTTCCGCACCGCTGCCGGGACCGCGCGCCGCCCAGCTCACACGGAGCTACGTCGGCGCCTTCTTCGACCGCCACCTGCGCAGCATCCGGGAGCCGCTGCTCGACGGCCCCTCGGCGGCCAATCCGGAGGTGCGGTTCGAACTGGGCTCTGCCGACGGCTAG
- a CDS encoding protein kinase — MLGQRYELVEQLGHGGMGTVHRAVDHRLRRTVAVKTLSAELALQPEFLTRFQREAHAAAALNHPGVATVHDVGEDASGGAAEPYLVMEYVEGRTLSQVLKDGALPVAQALDLTGQVLDALEHSHRHAIVHRDIKPANVMVTGSGKAKVVDFGIAKALSEAATRLTGTGVAVGTPAYLAPEQINGGETDHRTDLYAVGCLLYELLTGRPPYTGDSPFSVMHQHLSAEPVAPSRLRPELPPAVDAVIVRALRKGREDRFASASTMHEALTEAARPTPLRTPTAFDPATPGHAPRAQAAPGHAAPGHLAPGRSTGEPHPAAPAASAPPPAASAPPSATPTPSDSGPEASPPHPTRRRPARVVLRPTAEGAVALLGCFLSLVISRTDMIEVGQFNRVALLAAVAGAVLLLWSARLACAVSWGPVAEAVAAWSELSRGTVGWETRYVIIALVLALVAALCLAAGYKDDHAGGFALVAFWFTALTAVWFFLDDLHKIGVFYVLLLGVTLAIGTHTLKSRTRPPSAGHLTTPPTTADAPKPPEHLRTARRRPRKPADRHARG, encoded by the coding sequence ATGTTGGGGCAGCGGTACGAGCTGGTGGAGCAGCTCGGGCACGGCGGGATGGGAACGGTCCACCGCGCCGTCGACCACCGGTTGCGCCGTACCGTCGCCGTGAAGACCCTCTCCGCCGAGCTGGCGCTGCAGCCCGAATTCCTCACCCGGTTCCAGCGTGAGGCGCACGCCGCCGCCGCGCTCAACCACCCGGGGGTGGCCACCGTTCATGACGTGGGGGAGGACGCGAGCGGCGGGGCCGCCGAGCCCTACCTGGTCATGGAGTACGTGGAGGGCAGAACCCTCAGCCAGGTCCTCAAGGACGGCGCGCTGCCGGTGGCACAGGCGCTCGACCTCACCGGTCAGGTGCTGGACGCCCTGGAGCACAGCCACCGGCACGCCATCGTGCACCGGGACATCAAGCCCGCGAACGTCATGGTCACCGGCTCGGGCAAGGCCAAGGTCGTCGACTTCGGCATCGCCAAGGCGCTCAGCGAGGCGGCCACCCGCCTGACGGGCACGGGCGTGGCGGTCGGCACCCCCGCCTATCTGGCCCCGGAGCAGATCAACGGCGGCGAGACCGATCACCGTACGGACCTCTACGCCGTGGGCTGTCTGCTCTACGAGCTGCTGACGGGCCGTCCCCCGTACACCGGGGATTCCCCGTTCTCCGTGATGCACCAGCATCTGTCCGCGGAGCCGGTGGCGCCCTCCCGGCTCCGCCCCGAACTGCCGCCCGCCGTCGACGCGGTGATCGTCCGCGCGCTGCGCAAGGGCCGGGAGGACCGCTTCGCGAGCGCATCCACGATGCACGAAGCACTCACCGAAGCCGCCCGGCCCACCCCTCTCCGCACCCCCACCGCATTCGACCCGGCCACCCCCGGCCACGCCCCACGGGCACAGGCCGCACCCGGCCACGCCGCACCCGGCCACCTCGCACCCGGCCGCTCCACCGGGGAACCCCACCCGGCGGCACCCGCCGCCTCCGCCCCACCCCCCGCCGCCTCCGCCCCACCCTCCGCCACCCCCACCCCCTCCGACAGCGGACCGGAGGCGTCCCCACCCCATCCCACCCGCCGCAGACCGGCCCGTGTGGTCCTCCGGCCGACGGCCGAGGGCGCGGTCGCCCTGCTCGGCTGCTTCCTCTCCCTGGTGATATCCCGGACCGACATGATCGAGGTCGGCCAGTTCAACCGGGTCGCGCTGCTCGCCGCCGTCGCCGGGGCGGTGCTCCTGCTGTGGTCGGCACGGCTCGCCTGCGCGGTGTCCTGGGGCCCGGTGGCGGAAGCCGTGGCCGCCTGGTCCGAACTCTCCCGCGGCACTGTCGGCTGGGAAACCCGCTACGTCATCATCGCGCTGGTCCTGGCCCTCGTCGCCGCACTGTGCCTGGCGGCCGGCTACAAGGACGACCACGCGGGCGGATTCGCGCTGGTGGCCTTCTGGTTCACCGCCCTGACCGCCGTCTGGTTCTTCCTCGACGACCTCCACAAGATCGGCGTGTTCTACGTCCTGCTCCTCGGCGTCACCCTCGCCATCGGCACCCATACCCTCAAGTCCCGCACCCGCCCGCCCTCGGCCGGCCACCTCACCACCCCACCCACCACGGCCGACGCCCCGAAGCCGCCGGAACACCTCCGCACCGCTCGCCGCCGGCCACGAAAGCCGGCCGACCGGCACGCCCGGGGATAG
- a CDS encoding cytochrome P450 — protein sequence MPLHPEHPAPEHPAPGHGEPGHGEPECPTSGHPVPVTLPTARPAGCPFDPPGELTALRTERPLTRMRFPDGHVGWLATGYSAVRAIHADPRFSSRYELLHYPFEDGYTGELPPAPVGDLTGLDAPEHTRYRRLLMGKFTVRRMRLLTSRVEEITTEHLDAMERQGPAVDLVEAFAKPLPALMICELLGVPYAGREVFQRHVATVMTRSATMDEVAAAMAALQNILAELVSAKRAQPTDDLLGDLTTTDLTEEELAGIGSFLLAAGLDTTANMLAHGTFALLSHPHQLAALRADPGLADQAVEELLRYLSIAHTSARSALEDVELEGQLIKAGQTVVLSIEAANRDPERFPDPDTLDLHRKATGHLAFGHGIHQCLGQQLARVEMRVALPALLARFPTLRLAVPPEEVPLRHGMNIYGVHRLPVTWDER from the coding sequence ATGCCCCTGCACCCCGAACACCCCGCCCCCGAACACCCCGCCCCCGGACACGGCGAGCCCGGACACGGCGAGCCCGAATGCCCCACCTCCGGACACCCCGTCCCCGTGACGCTGCCGACCGCCCGTCCCGCGGGCTGCCCCTTCGATCCGCCCGGCGAACTGACGGCCCTGCGCACGGAACGTCCGCTCACCCGGATGCGCTTTCCCGACGGGCACGTGGGCTGGCTGGCCACCGGCTACTCCGCGGTCCGCGCGATACACGCGGACCCCCGCTTCAGCTCACGCTACGAGCTGCTGCACTACCCGTTCGAGGACGGCTACACCGGCGAACTGCCCCCGGCCCCGGTCGGTGATCTCACCGGACTCGATGCTCCCGAGCACACCCGCTACCGACGTCTGCTCATGGGCAAGTTCACCGTCCGCCGGATGCGCCTGCTCACCTCCCGCGTCGAGGAGATCACCACCGAGCACCTGGACGCCATGGAGCGCCAAGGGCCGGCGGTGGACCTGGTCGAGGCGTTCGCCAAGCCCCTCCCCGCGCTGATGATCTGTGAACTCCTCGGTGTCCCTTACGCCGGCCGGGAGGTCTTCCAGCGTCATGTGGCGACGGTGATGACCCGGAGCGCCACGATGGACGAGGTGGCCGCTGCCATGGCCGCGCTGCAGAACATCCTGGCCGAGCTGGTGTCGGCCAAGCGTGCCCAGCCCACCGACGACCTGCTCGGCGACCTCACGACCACTGACCTGACTGAGGAAGAACTCGCCGGCATAGGGAGCTTCCTGCTCGCCGCCGGCCTCGACACCACCGCCAACATGCTCGCGCACGGCACCTTCGCGCTGCTGTCCCACCCGCACCAACTCGCCGCCCTGCGTGCCGATCCGGGCCTCGCCGACCAGGCGGTCGAGGAGCTGTTGCGCTACCTCAGCATCGCCCACACCAGCGCGCGGTCGGCGCTGGAGGACGTCGAGCTGGAGGGCCAATTGATCAAGGCGGGCCAGACCGTCGTCCTCTCGATCGAGGCCGCCAACCGCGACCCGGAGCGGTTCCCCGACCCCGACACCCTCGATCTGCACCGCAAGGCCACCGGGCATCTGGCCTTCGGCCACGGCATCCACCAGTGCCTGGGCCAGCAGCTGGCCCGCGTCGAGATGCGGGTCGCCCTTCCCGCGCTCCTCGCCCGCTTCCCGACGCTGCGGCTGGCCGTCCCGCCGGAGGAAGTCCCCCTGCGACACGGGATGAACATCTATGGGGTGCACCGGCTCCCCGTCACCTGGGACGAGCGGTAG
- a CDS encoding ABC transporter permease: MSALPYAMRDSMTMLRRNLKRARRYPSLTLSVVAMPIVMLLLFVYVFGGALGNGIGLPGAAHGRGAYVNYVVPGILLMAVTSGALSTAVSVSIDMTEGIINRFRTMAISRASVLTGHVVGSVIQTMLSLVLVLAVALAVGFRPDATPVRWLAALGLLALLAFALTWLAAAMGMVAKTVESASNAPMPFTFLPFLGSAFVTPDSMPAGLRWFAEYQPFTPINEALRGLLLGTEIGTNGVIALAWALALSLAGYLWARAAFRRGATR, encoded by the coding sequence ATGAGCGCTCTCCCGTACGCGATGCGCGACTCGATGACGATGCTGCGCCGCAACCTCAAGCGCGCACGGCGCTATCCGTCCCTGACGCTCTCGGTCGTCGCCATGCCGATCGTGATGCTGCTGCTCTTCGTCTATGTCTTCGGCGGTGCGCTCGGCAACGGCATCGGACTGCCGGGTGCGGCGCACGGCCGCGGCGCGTACGTCAACTACGTCGTTCCGGGCATCCTCCTGATGGCCGTGACCTCCGGTGCCCTCTCGACGGCCGTCTCGGTCTCCATCGATATGACCGAAGGCATCATCAACCGCTTCCGCACCATGGCGATCTCCCGTGCCTCCGTGCTGACGGGCCATGTGGTCGGCAGCGTCATCCAGACCATGCTCAGCCTCGTCCTGGTCCTCGCCGTCGCGCTGGCGGTGGGCTTCCGGCCGGACGCCACTCCCGTCAGGTGGCTCGCCGCCCTCGGCCTGCTGGCTCTGCTCGCCTTCGCGCTCACCTGGCTGGCGGCCGCGATGGGCATGGTGGCCAAGACCGTCGAGTCCGCGAGCAACGCCCCCATGCCGTTCACCTTCCTGCCCTTCCTCGGCAGCGCCTTCGTCACCCCCGACTCCATGCCGGCCGGACTGCGCTGGTTCGCCGAATACCAGCCCTTCACCCCGATCAACGAGGCGCTTCGCGGCCTCCTGCTGGGCACGGAGATCGGCACCAACGGCGTCATAGCCCTGGCGTGGGCCCTCGCGCTCAGCCTGGCCGGCTACCTGTGGGCGCGGGCCGCCTTCCGGCGCGGCGCCACACGCTGA
- a CDS encoding ATP-binding cassette domain-containing protein, which yields MKNMGSPPRSSAPRPPRPRPPAITARGLAKSYGDKAVLDGIDLHIPEGTVFALLGPNGAGKTTTVQILSTLIPASAGQAQVAGRDLVREADAVRAAIGVTGQFSAVDNLLNARENLLLMADLHHRSRREGRRRADELLQRFELTESAARPVATFSGGMRRKLDLAMTLVGDPRLIFLDEPTTGLDPRSRRTMWEIIRSLVAEDGVTVFLTTQYLEEADQLADRIAVLDHGKLVAQGTADELKQQIPGSHIRLKLADTDRLASAAALFTSASRDDEALTLHIPGDGSIPALRSVLDTLDRASVEAEALTVHTPDLDEVFLTLTGRSPQSGATANSLEKRAR from the coding sequence ATGAAAAACATGGGAAGCCCGCCCCGCTCGTCGGCGCCCCGCCCACCGAGGCCCCGCCCGCCGGCGATCACCGCACGCGGATTAGCCAAGTCCTACGGCGACAAGGCCGTCCTCGACGGCATCGACCTGCACATCCCCGAGGGCACGGTGTTCGCCCTGCTCGGGCCCAACGGTGCGGGCAAGACCACCACCGTCCAGATCCTCTCCACCCTCATCCCGGCAAGCGCCGGCCAGGCGCAGGTCGCGGGCCGTGACCTGGTCCGCGAGGCCGACGCCGTACGCGCCGCCATCGGCGTCACCGGTCAGTTCTCGGCGGTGGACAACCTGCTCAACGCCCGGGAGAACCTGCTCCTCATGGCGGACCTGCACCATCGAAGCCGCCGCGAAGGCCGCCGGCGCGCCGACGAACTCCTGCAGCGCTTCGAGCTGACCGAGTCGGCCGCCAGACCCGTCGCCACCTTCTCGGGCGGTATGCGGCGCAAGCTCGACCTCGCGATGACCCTGGTCGGCGATCCGCGCCTGATCTTCCTCGACGAGCCGACCACCGGCCTCGACCCGCGCAGCCGGCGCACCATGTGGGAGATCATCCGCAGTCTGGTCGCCGAGGACGGCGTCACCGTCTTCCTGACGACGCAGTACCTGGAGGAGGCCGACCAACTCGCCGACCGCATCGCCGTCCTGGACCACGGCAAGCTGGTCGCCCAAGGCACCGCGGACGAGCTGAAGCAACAGATCCCCGGCAGCCATATCCGCCTCAAGCTCGCCGACACGGACCGCCTGGCATCGGCCGCCGCCCTCTTCACCTCGGCAAGCCGCGACGACGAAGCGCTCACCCTGCACATCCCCGGCGACGGCAGCATCCCCGCCCTGCGCAGCGTCCTCGACACCCTCGACCGCGCGTCCGTGGAAGCCGAGGCGCTCACCGTGCACACCCCTGACCTCGACGAGGTCTTCCTCACCCTCACGGGCCGGTCCCCGCAGTCCGGCGCCACCGCCAACTCCCTTGAGAAGAGGGCCCGATGA
- a CDS encoding DUF4097 family beta strand repeat-containing protein, with amino-acid sequence MPAFDTPEPISVTLEFDMGSARITASKRTDTVVEVRPSDATADADVRAAQQTKVTCSGGKLVVKGPKKRSLFGKCGSLDVTIELPAGSDVLGTSPMADFTCAGRLGECRFKTSLGDLQMDEAEAVNLRTDYGDIRLARVTGDAELIASGLIEAGEIAGAALVKNGNGATTIGEVTGALRATASNGLISVGVAHAGVEAKSANGAIRIGEVARGRVVLRAAAGDLEVGIRKSTAAWLDVATGLGNVRNSLGPSDGPGDAAETVEVRAHTSLGDIVIRRS; translated from the coding sequence ATGCCTGCTTTTGACACCCCCGAACCGATCTCCGTCACCCTCGAATTCGACATGGGATCCGCCCGGATCACCGCGAGCAAGCGCACCGACACCGTCGTCGAGGTGCGCCCGAGCGACGCCACCGCGGACGCCGACGTACGGGCCGCACAGCAGACCAAAGTCACCTGCTCCGGCGGCAAGCTGGTGGTCAAGGGGCCCAAGAAGCGCTCCCTCTTCGGCAAGTGCGGCTCGCTCGACGTGACCATCGAGCTGCCGGCCGGCTCGGACGTCCTGGGCACCTCGCCGATGGCGGACTTCACCTGTGCGGGCCGCCTCGGTGAGTGCCGGTTCAAGACCTCGCTCGGCGATCTCCAGATGGACGAGGCGGAGGCCGTGAACCTGCGGACCGACTACGGCGACATCCGCCTGGCGCGGGTGACGGGGGACGCCGAGCTCATCGCCTCGGGGCTGATCGAGGCCGGGGAGATCGCGGGCGCCGCGCTGGTCAAGAACGGCAACGGCGCGACCACGATCGGCGAGGTCACCGGCGCCCTGCGGGCGACCGCGTCCAACGGCCTGATCTCCGTCGGCGTCGCGCACGCCGGGGTCGAAGCCAAGTCCGCCAACGGCGCCATCCGGATCGGTGAAGTGGCACGCGGCCGGGTCGTCCTCCGGGCCGCGGCCGGTGACCTGGAGGTCGGCATCCGTAAGTCCACCGCCGCCTGGCTCGATGTGGCCACCGGCCTCGGCAACGTGCGCAACTCGCTCGGACCGTCCGACGGTCCCGGTGACGCCGCCGAGACCGTCGAAGTACGCGCCCACACCAGCCTCGGCGACATCGTGATCCGCCGCTCCTGA
- a CDS encoding protein kinase, which produces MSDRGRLVADRYRLVERVGRGGMGTVWRAEDELLGRQVAVKKLFVPPHLDDAEIRTLHERTRREARSAARITHPHVIVVHDVVDDEGLPCIVMEYVPSDTLGDLVKRHGALAPDQAARIGCGMAGALRAAHGAGVLHRDVKPANVLLGKDGRIVLTDFGIAVQSGTPSLTRTGELVGSVQYLAPERLRSTIAEPGPASDLWSLGATLYQAVEGRPPFLRDTAIETAYAIAAEEYDAPRNAGDLAPVIESLLRKDPGQRMGAHEAERLLGEAAGATTVSGQRPLGDTSGTRAALDAPPTRPQPTVATANPAQAGTGPAPGGNRKRRAVLRFTVGAAVAASVTGGVLLWPWGGADASGSRPSGAASAGRPSRPSPSPLPPLPAGYHLKKEGQGFSLPVRDGWKREDPPGGEVAYVDPSGLVGLRINIVGFAGSDPLRHWRQTEEAQTRRDNPGYERVRMDPTSFRGRPAGYWEFTFDGRKRKYRAVELAFSGADDTQYVIYLSAPDAQWNTYRPVFDTAVKGIRLDG; this is translated from the coding sequence GTGTCCGATCGGGGACGGCTCGTAGCCGACCGGTACCGGCTCGTGGAACGGGTGGGCCGCGGCGGCATGGGCACGGTATGGCGGGCCGAGGACGAATTGCTCGGCCGGCAGGTCGCCGTGAAGAAGCTGTTCGTCCCGCCGCATCTGGACGACGCCGAGATCCGGACGCTCCACGAGCGCACCCGCCGGGAGGCCCGCAGCGCCGCCCGGATCACCCACCCCCACGTGATCGTGGTGCACGACGTCGTCGACGACGAGGGTCTGCCGTGCATCGTCATGGAGTACGTCCCCTCGGACACCCTGGGCGACCTCGTCAAGCGGCACGGTGCGCTGGCGCCGGACCAGGCTGCCCGGATCGGCTGCGGTATGGCCGGCGCGCTGCGTGCCGCGCACGGCGCCGGGGTGCTGCACCGGGACGTCAAGCCCGCCAATGTGCTGCTCGGGAAGGACGGGCGCATCGTCCTCACCGACTTCGGGATCGCCGTGCAGTCCGGAACGCCCTCGCTGACCAGGACCGGCGAGCTGGTCGGGTCGGTCCAGTACCTGGCGCCGGAACGCCTCCGGAGCACGATCGCCGAGCCGGGGCCCGCCAGCGATCTGTGGTCCCTCGGCGCGACGCTGTACCAGGCGGTCGAGGGCCGGCCGCCGTTCCTCCGGGACACCGCGATCGAGACGGCGTACGCCATCGCCGCCGAGGAGTACGACGCCCCGCGCAACGCCGGGGACCTGGCGCCCGTGATCGAGAGCCTGCTGCGGAAGGACCCCGGGCAGCGCATGGGCGCCCATGAGGCCGAACGCCTCCTGGGCGAGGCCGCCGGAGCCACCACCGTCTCGGGGCAGCGCCCCCTGGGCGACACCTCCGGAACGCGTGCCGCCCTCGACGCGCCGCCCACCCGGCCGCAGCCCACCGTGGCCACCGCGAACCCGGCGCAGGCCGGGACAGGCCCTGCGCCAGGAGGCAACCGCAAGCGCCGTGCGGTGCTGCGGTTCACGGTGGGCGCGGCGGTCGCCGCCTCCGTGACCGGCGGGGTCCTGCTGTGGCCGTGGGGCGGTGCCGACGCGTCGGGCAGCCGTCCTTCCGGCGCCGCCTCCGCCGGCCGCCCGTCGCGCCCCAGCCCTTCCCCGCTTCCCCCGCTCCCCGCCGGATACCACCTCAAGAAGGAGGGCCAGGGCTTCTCGCTGCCCGTACGGGACGGCTGGAAGCGCGAGGATCCGCCCGGTGGCGAAGTCGCCTATGTGGACCCGTCCGGGCTGGTGGGACTGCGGATCAACATCGTCGGGTTCGCGGGGTCCGATCCGCTGCGGCACTGGAGGCAGACCGAAGAGGCCCAGACCCGTCGGGACAACCCGGGCTACGAGCGGGTGCGGATGGACCCCACGAGCTTCCGCGGACGGCCCGCGGGGTACTGGGAGTTCACCTTCGACGGCCGGAAACGGAAGTACCGGGCGGTGGAGCTGGCGTTCAGCGGCGCCGACGACACCCAGTACGTGATCTACCTTTCCGCGCCGGATGCTCAGTGGAACACCTACCGGCCGGTCTTCGACACCGCGGTCAAGGGAATCCGTCTCGACGGATAG
- a CDS encoding glycosyltransferase 87 family protein → MSPTGQVPAAGSPDGGPSGGGPPGTRPGPRRSEAARRVLARRPGTVLLLAATAMLLLVWIPACLRVGMVDLRVYRTAAPHLLGGDLYAFRLELPGPDLFPLPFTYPPFAALLFLPLSWPPWPLVSAAWTAASILALCVLVHCCLRMADPAADPGRHRRRVLLWSAALLWTEPVAVTLALGQVNLLLAAGVAYAVERRSAAAAGLGVGLAAGVKLVPAVTGLYFLVHRRWSAACWSAAVAAATVAAGWWAAPRSAAGFWLHAVGDAARVGPVGSVLNQSVRGALSRTLGHDAGWSAPWWACAVPAALLALTAVVRAARRSDPLGALLAVQLLGLLISPISWCHHWVWAVAAVLWLTHAPHRTRAHTAALTAWCLALAGFLIHWLALAQPDIWHFGRPWYLAALGWGYPACAALTLVALLLPVTGGVSRSTPWTSYPSRRIPLTAVSKTGR, encoded by the coding sequence GTGAGCCCCACGGGGCAGGTACCGGCGGCCGGGTCTCCGGACGGCGGCCCTTCCGGCGGCGGCCCGCCGGGCACGCGGCCGGGCCCACGGCGTAGCGAGGCGGCGCGCCGCGTCCTGGCCCGCCGTCCCGGCACCGTGCTGCTCCTCGCCGCCACGGCGATGCTGCTGCTGGTGTGGATCCCGGCCTGTCTGCGCGTCGGCATGGTGGATCTGCGGGTCTACCGGACCGCGGCCCCGCACCTCCTCGGCGGCGATCTGTACGCCTTCCGTCTGGAGCTGCCCGGCCCCGACCTGTTCCCGCTGCCGTTCACCTATCCGCCCTTCGCCGCGCTGCTCTTCCTCCCGCTCTCCTGGCCGCCGTGGCCGCTGGTGAGCGCCGCCTGGACCGCGGCCTCGATCCTGGCGCTCTGCGTCCTGGTCCACTGCTGCCTGCGGATGGCCGATCCGGCCGCGGATCCCGGGCGGCACCGCCGTCGGGTACTGCTGTGGAGCGCCGCCCTGTTGTGGACCGAGCCGGTCGCCGTCACCCTCGCGCTCGGGCAGGTCAACCTGCTGCTGGCGGCGGGCGTCGCGTACGCGGTCGAGCGGCGCTCGGCGGCAGCGGCCGGGCTCGGCGTGGGGCTCGCCGCCGGGGTGAAGCTGGTACCGGCCGTCACCGGCCTCTACTTCCTGGTGCACCGGCGCTGGTCGGCGGCGTGCTGGTCGGCCGCGGTGGCCGCCGCCACCGTCGCGGCCGGGTGGTGGGCGGCGCCCCGGTCAGCGGCCGGCTTCTGGCTGCACGCGGTCGGCGACGCCGCACGGGTCGGCCCGGTCGGCTCGGTGCTCAACCAGTCGGTGCGCGGGGCGCTGTCCCGCACGCTCGGCCACGATGCCGGCTGGTCCGCCCCCTGGTGGGCCTGCGCCGTCCCGGCGGCCCTGCTGGCGCTGACGGCCGTGGTGCGCGCCGCTCGCCGCTCTGATCCCCTCGGCGCGCTGCTCGCCGTCCAGCTCCTCGGCCTGCTGATCAGCCCCATCTCGTGGTGCCATCACTGGGTGTGGGCCGTAGCGGCCGTCCTGTGGCTGACGCACGCGCCGCACCGGACCCGGGCCCACACCGCGGCCCTGACCGCCTGGTGCCTCGCCCTCGCCGGATTCCTCATCCACTGGCTGGCACTGGCCCAGCCGGACATCTGGCACTTCGGCCGCCCGTGGTACCTCGCCGCGCTCGGCTGGGGCTATCCCGCCTGCGCCGCCCTCACCCTCGTCGCGCTGCTGCTGCCGGTCACCGGGGGCGTCTCCCGCTCTACGCCCTGGACGTCCTATCCGTCGAGACGGATTCCCTTGACCGCGGTGTCGAAGACCGGCCGGTAG
- a CDS encoding trans-aconitate 2-methyltransferase, with protein MHRLLDRAHRALFAALSLLGLRGQGRVLHWYFDWWHRRPDPWGLAVDDYEQFKYATTLRQLPRRPYRRILDVGCSEGAFTHRLAAAFPQAEITGVDISERALARARASAAGRAAPAPGGGQSPGPVRPPRFVRLNILAAPPEDRFDLVFCAELLYYLGRHRHLRRACAHLTRAVAPGGLLVLVHPWPESRRFCAYFEAAAGFRCVVEQVEPDSFRPFAVSIYEAPGAAAARPGELRAPGPAAKQGRGE; from the coding sequence ATGCACCGCCTCCTCGACCGCGCGCACCGCGCCCTCTTCGCCGCGCTCTCCCTCCTCGGCCTCCGCGGCCAGGGACGGGTCCTGCACTGGTACTTCGACTGGTGGCACCGCCGGCCGGACCCGTGGGGCCTGGCCGTGGACGACTACGAGCAGTTCAAGTACGCGACGACCCTGCGGCAGCTCCCCCGGCGCCCCTACCGGCGGATCCTGGACGTCGGGTGCAGCGAGGGAGCCTTCACCCACCGCCTCGCGGCGGCGTTTCCGCAGGCGGAGATCACCGGTGTGGACATCTCGGAGCGGGCGCTCGCCCGGGCCCGCGCCTCCGCGGCCGGCCGCGCCGCCCCCGCTCCCGGGGGCGGGCAGAGCCCCGGGCCCGTGCGGCCTCCCCGGTTCGTCCGGCTGAACATCCTCGCCGCGCCACCGGAGGACCGCTTCGACCTCGTCTTCTGTGCCGAGCTGCTGTACTACCTGGGCCGGCACCGGCATCTGCGGCGGGCCTGCGCCCATCTGACACGGGCCGTGGCACCCGGTGGCCTGCTGGTCCTGGTGCACCCCTGGCCGGAGTCCCGCAGGTTCTGTGCGTACTTCGAGGCCGCCGCCGGGTTCCGCTGCGTGGTCGAGCAGGTGGAGCCGGATTCCTTCCGCCCGTTCGCCGTCAGCATCTACGAGGCCCCGGGCGCGGCCGCGGCCCGGCCCGGGGAACTGAGGGCCCCGGGCCCCGCTGCGAAGCAGGGCCGGGGAGAGTGA